A part of Clarias gariepinus isolate MV-2021 ecotype Netherlands chromosome 14, CGAR_prim_01v2, whole genome shotgun sequence genomic DNA contains:
- the LOC128541027 gene encoding C-type lectin domain family 4 member M-like isoform X2: MEMSHVAVKNFHLVSYKRFDSCEDKDGMDEDNLANQNIRIIRSVGGAPVSRYYRLAAVCLTLMCVLLIFAVSVLWFKFSKLTTKNTDLQTHYSNLILEKEKLQTSYVNLTHHSNQLYMMYNKMNRDKDKLQISNNNLTFEKDQLQVNYKNLTVKRDQLQTSYDKLNVERDLLKSSNNNLTFERDLLKSSNNNLTFERDLLKSSYNNLTFERDLLKSSYKNLTFERHSSQTIYNNLTLERDRLQTSFNNLTLERDRLQTSLNNLTFERDRLQTSYNNLTVERAQDQVKCMKLANEMEKLQTNYRTMANQKDQLQKEKEEFQNNFDKIVEQVKLGWVYFSPNFYLISTEKKPWTESRQECKKKEADLVMIKTKEEQDFLVEQLGSDKAWIGLNDRNTEGLWKWVDGTKVTTAYWAPGEPNNAGNEDCAQLWGFPNNHDWNDRSCNQKVRWICKKSILTFQ, translated from the exons ATGGAGATGTCACATGTCGCAGTAAAAAATTTTCACCTGGTTTCATACAaaaggtttgattcctgtgaGGACAAGGATGGCATGGATGAGGACAATCTGGCCAATCAGAACATCAGGATCATCAGATCAG TAGGTGGTGCTCCAGTAAGCAGATACTACAGACTAGCAGCAGTGTGTTTGACCCTAATGTGTGTTCTCCTGATCTTTGCTGTCTCCGTGCTGTGGTTCAAGTTCAGTAAGTTGACTACAAAAAACACTGATTTACAAACTCATTACAGCAATCTCATTCTCGAGAAAGAAAAGCTCCAGACCAGTTACGTAAACCTGACCCATCATAGCAACCAACTTTATATGATGTACAATAAGATGAACAGAGACAAAGACAAGTTACAGATCAGCAACAACAACCTAACCTTTGAGAAAGATCAGTTACAGGTCAACTACAAAAACCTGACTGTcaagagagaccagttacagactaGCTACGACAAATTGAATGTCGAGAGAGACCTGCTGAAGTCCAGCAACAACAACCTGACATTTGAGAGAGACCTCCTGAAGTCCAGCAACAACAACCTGACATTTGAGAGAGACCTGCTGAAGTCCAGCTACAACAATCTGACATTTGAGAGAGACCTGCTAAAGTCCAGTTACAAAAACCTGACATTTGAGAGACACTCGTCACAGACCATCTACAACAACCTGACCCTTGAGAGAGACCGGCTACAGACCAGCTTTAACAACCTGACCCTTGAGAGAGACCGGCTACAGACCAGCCTCAACAACCTGACCTTCGAGAGAGACAGGCTACAGACCAGCTACAACAACCTAACTGTCGAGAGAGCCCAGGACCAGGTAAAATGTATGAAACTAGCTAATGAAATGGAAAAACTGCAGACAAACTACAGGACCATGGCAAACCAGAAAGATCAGTTAcagaaggagaaagaagaatTTCAGAACAACTTTGACAAGATAG TTGAACAGGTCAAACTAGGATGGGTCTACTTCAGCCCCAATTTTTACCTCATCTCTACTGAGAAGAAACCATGGACTGAAAGCAGACAGGAATGCAAAAAGAAGGAAGCAGACCTCGTGATGATCAAGACTAAAGAGGAACAG GACTTCCTTGTTGAGCAGCTGGGCAGCGATAAGGCATGGATTGGTTTAAATGACAGAAACACAGAGGGGCTTTGGAAATGGGTGGATGGAACTAAAGTAACCACTGC GTACTGGGCCCCAGGCGAACCCAACAATGCAGGTAATGAGGACTGTGCTCAGCTTTGGGGTTTTCCGAATAACCATGACTGGAATGACAGGTCATGCAATCAAAAAGTGAGATGGATTTGTAAGAAATCCATTCTGACATTTCAGTG A
- the LOC128541027 gene encoding C-type lectin domain family 4 member M-like isoform X3 — protein MEMSHVAVKNFHLVSYKRFDSCEDKDGMDEDNLANQNIRIIRSGGAPVSRYYRLAAVCLTLMCVLLIFAVSVLWFKFSKLTTKNTDLQTHYSNLILEKEKLQTSYVNLTHHSNQLYMMYNKMNRDKDKLQISNNNLTFEKDQLQVNYKNLTVKRDQLQTSYDKLNVERDLLKSSNNNLTFERDLLKSSNNNLTFERDLLKSSYNNLTFERDLLKSSYKNLTFERHSSQTIYNNLTLERDRLQTSFNNLTLERDRLQTSLNNLTFERDRLQTSYNNLTVERAQDQVKCMKLANEMEKLQTNYRTMANQKDQLQKEKEEFQNNFDKIVEQVKLGWVYFSPNFYLISTEKKPWTESRQECKKKEADLVMIKTKEEQDFLVEQLGSDKAWIGLNDRNTEGLWKWVDGTKVTTAYWAPGEPNNAGNEDCAQLWGFPNNHDWNDRSCNQKVRWICKKSILTFQW, from the exons ATGGAGATGTCACATGTCGCAGTAAAAAATTTTCACCTGGTTTCATACAaaaggtttgattcctgtgaGGACAAGGATGGCATGGATGAGGACAATCTGGCCAATCAGAACATCAGGATCATCAGATCAG GTGGTGCTCCAGTAAGCAGATACTACAGACTAGCAGCAGTGTGTTTGACCCTAATGTGTGTTCTCCTGATCTTTGCTGTCTCCGTGCTGTGGTTCAAGTTCAGTAAGTTGACTACAAAAAACACTGATTTACAAACTCATTACAGCAATCTCATTCTCGAGAAAGAAAAGCTCCAGACCAGTTACGTAAACCTGACCCATCATAGCAACCAACTTTATATGATGTACAATAAGATGAACAGAGACAAAGACAAGTTACAGATCAGCAACAACAACCTAACCTTTGAGAAAGATCAGTTACAGGTCAACTACAAAAACCTGACTGTcaagagagaccagttacagactaGCTACGACAAATTGAATGTCGAGAGAGACCTGCTGAAGTCCAGCAACAACAACCTGACATTTGAGAGAGACCTCCTGAAGTCCAGCAACAACAACCTGACATTTGAGAGAGACCTGCTGAAGTCCAGCTACAACAATCTGACATTTGAGAGAGACCTGCTAAAGTCCAGTTACAAAAACCTGACATTTGAGAGACACTCGTCACAGACCATCTACAACAACCTGACCCTTGAGAGAGACCGGCTACAGACCAGCTTTAACAACCTGACCCTTGAGAGAGACCGGCTACAGACCAGCCTCAACAACCTGACCTTCGAGAGAGACAGGCTACAGACCAGCTACAACAACCTAACTGTCGAGAGAGCCCAGGACCAGGTAAAATGTATGAAACTAGCTAATGAAATGGAAAAACTGCAGACAAACTACAGGACCATGGCAAACCAGAAAGATCAGTTAcagaaggagaaagaagaatTTCAGAACAACTTTGACAAGATAG TTGAACAGGTCAAACTAGGATGGGTCTACTTCAGCCCCAATTTTTACCTCATCTCTACTGAGAAGAAACCATGGACTGAAAGCAGACAGGAATGCAAAAAGAAGGAAGCAGACCTCGTGATGATCAAGACTAAAGAGGAACAG GACTTCCTTGTTGAGCAGCTGGGCAGCGATAAGGCATGGATTGGTTTAAATGACAGAAACACAGAGGGGCTTTGGAAATGGGTGGATGGAACTAAAGTAACCACTGC GTACTGGGCCCCAGGCGAACCCAACAATGCAGGTAATGAGGACTGTGCTCAGCTTTGGGGTTTTCCGAATAACCATGACTGGAATGACAGGTCATGCAATCAAAAAGTGAGATGGATTTGTAAGAAATCCATTCTGACATTTCAGTGGTAA
- the LOC128541027 gene encoding C-type lectin domain family 4 member M-like isoform X1 yields the protein MEMSHVAVKNFHLVSYKRFDSCEDKDGMDEDNLANQNIRIIRSVGGAPVSRYYRLAAVCLTLMCVLLIFAVSVLWFKFSKLTTKNTDLQTHYSNLILEKEKLQTSYVNLTHHSNQLYMMYNKMNRDKDKLQISNNNLTFEKDQLQVNYKNLTVKRDQLQTSYDKLNVERDLLKSSNNNLTFERDLLKSSNNNLTFERDLLKSSYNNLTFERDLLKSSYKNLTFERHSSQTIYNNLTLERDRLQTSFNNLTLERDRLQTSLNNLTFERDRLQTSYNNLTVERAQDQVKCMKLANEMEKLQTNYRTMANQKDQLQKEKEEFQNNFDKIVEQVKLGWVYFSPNFYLISTEKKPWTESRQECKKKEADLVMIKTKEEQDFLVEQLGSDKAWIGLNDRNTEGLWKWVDGTKVTTAYWAPGEPNNAGNEDCAQLWGFPNNHDWNDRSCNQKVRWICKKSILTFQW from the exons ATGGAGATGTCACATGTCGCAGTAAAAAATTTTCACCTGGTTTCATACAaaaggtttgattcctgtgaGGACAAGGATGGCATGGATGAGGACAATCTGGCCAATCAGAACATCAGGATCATCAGATCAG TAGGTGGTGCTCCAGTAAGCAGATACTACAGACTAGCAGCAGTGTGTTTGACCCTAATGTGTGTTCTCCTGATCTTTGCTGTCTCCGTGCTGTGGTTCAAGTTCAGTAAGTTGACTACAAAAAACACTGATTTACAAACTCATTACAGCAATCTCATTCTCGAGAAAGAAAAGCTCCAGACCAGTTACGTAAACCTGACCCATCATAGCAACCAACTTTATATGATGTACAATAAGATGAACAGAGACAAAGACAAGTTACAGATCAGCAACAACAACCTAACCTTTGAGAAAGATCAGTTACAGGTCAACTACAAAAACCTGACTGTcaagagagaccagttacagactaGCTACGACAAATTGAATGTCGAGAGAGACCTGCTGAAGTCCAGCAACAACAACCTGACATTTGAGAGAGACCTCCTGAAGTCCAGCAACAACAACCTGACATTTGAGAGAGACCTGCTGAAGTCCAGCTACAACAATCTGACATTTGAGAGAGACCTGCTAAAGTCCAGTTACAAAAACCTGACATTTGAGAGACACTCGTCACAGACCATCTACAACAACCTGACCCTTGAGAGAGACCGGCTACAGACCAGCTTTAACAACCTGACCCTTGAGAGAGACCGGCTACAGACCAGCCTCAACAACCTGACCTTCGAGAGAGACAGGCTACAGACCAGCTACAACAACCTAACTGTCGAGAGAGCCCAGGACCAGGTAAAATGTATGAAACTAGCTAATGAAATGGAAAAACTGCAGACAAACTACAGGACCATGGCAAACCAGAAAGATCAGTTAcagaaggagaaagaagaatTTCAGAACAACTTTGACAAGATAG TTGAACAGGTCAAACTAGGATGGGTCTACTTCAGCCCCAATTTTTACCTCATCTCTACTGAGAAGAAACCATGGACTGAAAGCAGACAGGAATGCAAAAAGAAGGAAGCAGACCTCGTGATGATCAAGACTAAAGAGGAACAG GACTTCCTTGTTGAGCAGCTGGGCAGCGATAAGGCATGGATTGGTTTAAATGACAGAAACACAGAGGGGCTTTGGAAATGGGTGGATGGAACTAAAGTAACCACTGC GTACTGGGCCCCAGGCGAACCCAACAATGCAGGTAATGAGGACTGTGCTCAGCTTTGGGGTTTTCCGAATAACCATGACTGGAATGACAGGTCATGCAATCAAAAAGTGAGATGGATTTGTAAGAAATCCATTCTGACATTTCAGTGGTAA
- the si:ch211-217a12.1 gene encoding alanine aminotransferase 2-like, translated as MTDQVVVPGVKVLTMDTMNPNVKKVEYAVRGPIVQRAAQIEMELRQGVKKPFTEVIRANIGDCHAMGQKPITFFRQVLAVCLYPDLLDDDRFPEDVKSRARRILQACSGGSLGSYSTSQGIELVREDVAKYIEKRDGGIKCNPDNIYLTAGASDGIVTMLKLLVSGEGSSRTGVMISIPQYPLYSAALAELAAVQINYYLDEETCWSLDIRELRRALEEARKHCTPRVLCIINPGNPTGQVQSRQCIEDVIRFAAEENLFLMADEVYQDNVYADGCEFHSFKKVLFEMGPEYSGRVELASFHSTSKCYMGECGFRGGYMEVMNLDPEVKVQLTKLVSVRLCPAVTGQALLDLVVNPPEPHEPSYETYIKERSYTLAELAKKASMTQQALNQVPGIKCNPVQGAMYTFPRIQIPPKAISAAQANGQSPDMFYCMSLLEEMGICLVPGSGFGQKDGTYHFRMTILPPTQKLKIVLEKIKEFHQRFTQQYS; from the exons ATGACAGACCAGGTTGTGGTTCCTGGTGTGAAGGTGTTGACCATGGACACCATGAACCCAAACGTGAAGAAGGTGGAGTATGCGGTGCGCGGACCAATTGTTCAGAGAGCTGCGCAGATCGAAATGGAACTTCGACAG GGAGTGAAGAAGCCCTTCACTGAAGTGATTCGAGCAAACATTGGAGACTGCCATGCCATGGGTCAGAAACCCATCACCTTTTTCAGACAG gtgcTGGCTGTCTGCTTATATCCAGATCTTCTAGATGACGACAGGTTTCCAGAAGATGTAAAAAGTCGAGCGCGACGGATCCTTCAGGCTTGCTCTGGAGGAAGTCTGG GCTCTTACAGCACTAGTCAGGGGATTGAACTCGTTCGAGAAGATGTGGCAAAATACATTGAgaagagagatggagggatCAAATGCAATCCAGATAACATCTACCTCACCGCTGGAGCCAGTGATGGCATTGTG ACGATGCTGAAGCTTCTGGTATCAGGTGAAGGATCTTCTCGGACTGGAGTGATGATCTCCATCCCTCAGTACCCGCTCTACTCCGCCGCCCTCGCCGAGCTTGCTGCAGTGCAGATAAATTATTATCTAGATGAGGAAACGTGCTGGAGTTTGGACATCCGAGAGCTGCGGCGTGCGCTGGAGGAGGCGAGGAAACACTGCACGCCTCGAGTCCTGTGTATCATTAATCCCGGAAATCCAACAG GTCAAGTACAGAGCCGACAGTGCATCGAGGATGTGATCCGCTTCGCCGCTGAGGAAAATCTCTTTCTAATGGCAGACGAG GTTTATCAGGACAACGTGTACGCGGATGGCTGTGAGTTTCACTCGTTTAAGAAGGTGCTGTTTGAGATGGGTCCGGAGTACTCAGGTCGAGTAGAGCTCGCCTCGTTTCATTCCACATCCAAGTGCTACATGGgaga GTGTGGGTTTCGGGGCGGCTACATGGAGGTGATGAATTTGGACCCTGAGGTCAAAGTTCAGCTGACGAAGCTGGTGTCAGTGCGTCTGTGTCCTGCTGTGACTGGACAGGCTTTACTGGATCTGGTGGTGAATCCTCCTGAACCGCACGAGCCCTCATACGAAACCTATATTAAG GAGCGCTCATACACTCTGGCAGAGCTGGCTAAGAAAGCTAGCATGACGCAGCAGGCTCTTAATCAGGTCCCGGGGATCAAGTGTAATCCGGTCCAGGGAGCCATGTACACCTTTCCTCGCATCCAGATCCCACCTAAAGCCATCTCTGCAGCACAG GCGAATGGTCAGTCTCCGGACATGTTCTACTGCATGAGCTTACTCGAGGAAATGGGCATCTGCCTGGTACCAGGCAGCGGGTTCGGTCAGAAAGACGGAACGTATCACTTCAG GATGACAATCCTTCCTCCGACTCAGAAACTGAAAATAGTTTTGGAGAAGATAAAGGAGTTTCATCAGAGGTTCACGCAGCAGTATTCGTAA